GCGCCAGGGACGTTGTCCCACACTTCCACTGTTGCCTTGACCTCTTCCATCTGGTTGTTGGCCGGCCAGAGATACAGCGGCGCAACACTGACGTTGATCTGCGGATCTTCATGATCCTCGACCTTGACGACGAAACTGCACATGGCGATCTGATTGCTTGCGTCAATTGCCATGTAGGCCACATACGTCTCGCCTACCGGGAAGAAGTCCCCGCTGCCGAGTCCGTCAGTACGAATGATTTCAACTTCGGAGCAGCCGCTCGATGCGGTTGGCGGAGCGAAATTCACGGTTGCGCCCGGGAGTCCTGGGTCGGTATGTACCGTCATGTTTCCGGGACAGCTGATGCTGGGCGGCTCGCCTACGACGGTGACGATCTGAATGTCCGTCGCGCGATTTCCATTCGCGTCGATGGCAGTCCAGATAACCCTGTGCGAGCCGGCAGTGAGTGTCACACCGGCGCTGTTCGTGACGTTGGGGACACTGCAGTTGTCGTAGCTGGTTGCGCTGCCGAGAACCTGAGCGTCTACCGTCCAGTAACAGGTACCGTTGTCCACTGGGACTTCAATATCCGGCGGTGCGACCACGGAAGGCGGTGCGCCGTCGAAAATGGTCACCTTCTGCACAACCTGCGTCATGTTTCCGGCACCATCCATTGCTGTCCATGTCACATCGGTTTCACCAATCGGGAAGATTGTGGGCTTGTCGTTTGAGACCACGACGCCCGAGCAGTTGTCCGAAGCGGTCGGGGATCCGAGGCTGACCGTTGCACCGTCGCGCGAACAGGTTCCGGTATCCGCAACAAGCTTGAGATCAGGCGGTGCGAACAGATTCGGCGGTGTGGCATCTATCACTGTCACATCCTGCGTCGCCTGACTGCTGTTCCCGGATGCATCCGTTGCCGTCCAGGTCACTGTCGTTGTCCCGAGAGGGAATATCCCCGGCGCGTTGTTCGTGACCTCATAGGTGCAATTGTCGCTCACCGTCGGCGTTCCAAGCATCACCTGGTTGAACGGAATGCTGCACTGGCTGCCGATGGTGTTGAGCTGAAGCGCTGCCGGAGCAGTGATTGTGGGATCTGTCACATCATTCACCGTAACGGTCTGGGTGCCGACTGACTGATTCCCTGAAGCATCCTCTGCCGTCCACACCACAACGGTCAGACCGACAGGGAAAAATGACGGTGCGTTATTGGATACGGTGGGTGTACCGCAGCCATCCGTGGCGCTGGCCGTTCCAAGTTGCGCTGCAGTAAGTGTCGTACCACAGGTGTTGGCGTTGGAGGAGGCATCCACCGTAAGATTCGCGGGCAGCGTCAGCTGCGGCGGCGTGTTGTCCTTTACGGTGACCTCGATATTGATCTGTGTCTGGTTGTGGCTCAGATCGATCGCGGTGAGCGTCAGCACCTGTTTGCCAGTATCCGCACAGGTGAAACTGGTTGGGGTAACACTGGTGCTGAGAATGCCGCAATTGTCGTAGGAAGACAGGAGCACGGTATCCGGCGTAATTGTCGTCGTACCGCCTGCGGGATCGAGATACACGGTAAATGCCGGATGCGCATTGATAATCGGCGGAATATCATCCAGTGTCATCTGCACTTCATAGGAACCGATATCCGGGAATGCAACGAGATCGTGATCGCCGTTGAAACGTCTCGACTGTCCACGCTGATCGGTCATGATTCCCGTCCCCACGGTGTCTTTGACAGCGTCGATGGCACGGGAACACACAAGAAGCGCATGCGTGCGCGTCAATCCACCGTTAAGACGTAGTTCATCGAGAGAGGATGGCACCGGCTCATCCGTCGTGCCGGTGATGTCACTGGCGCCCCACCCGGAGCTTCCATTCGCGGCGCTGACAAGGTTGTTCCCCTGTGTCGAGGCTGTGCCGTACACCTGGGGACCCATTGCTGCACCGTTCTCCGCGAAAAGACTGCGCTTCGGCTGGAGCGTTCCGCTGTTGTGCACACCACCACCCTGTGTCGCATTATTAAACGCGATGGTGCTGAAATCAAAGGATGCGGTTCCGCCATTGCGGAGTCCGCCACCGTTGTTATCGGCATCATTGCCGCTGATTGTGCTGCTCGTGATCGTCACGGTACCGGCATTGCTGATACCGCCACCATTTGCTGCGCGATTGTCATTAAACGTGGATTTCGACAGTGCGAGAGTTCCGGAAACTGCTGTCGAGGCTGCGCCACCACTGCCATTCGCGGAATTACCGCTGAACGTGCTTCCGTAGACCATCGCGGAAGCGCCGGCGACATAAAGTCCGCCACCGTCGCCCCCGGCCGTGTTATCGGCAATGTCACTCGTACTTATGAGTGCATACCCGGCTACTGCAGCGATTGCGCCGCCATGAATATAGGATTCGCAATGCACGATGCGGGTGTCGGTCAGACGCAATGTATCGCCTTCCTGGTAGATCGCCCCACCGCGCTGTATCGCCGTACTCCAGTGAATGAGACTGGAGGAGACACTCAGCCAGCCGAAGGACTGAATGGCGGCTCCGTCAACCGCACGTCCGGAGGCCAGTGTCAGCCCCGACATCTCCACGGCATACCCCGTGTCAACTACGAAAATACGATTGAGATCGTTTCCGTTGACCTCGAGATTG
This portion of the bacterium genome encodes:
- a CDS encoding HYR domain-containing protein, which encodes MISASTHRLRFALAGCALLLFAFLVEGQQAMAQPVPSGVALTVTTLVDELDASADPLLGAGTSLREAVEYSVTGDSITFAAGLTGTIFLHLGEITFGHDLIVAGPGLSNLEVNGNDLNRIFVVDTGYAVEMSGLTLASGRAVDGAAIQSFGWLSVSSSLIHWSTAIQRGGAIYQEGDTLRLTDTRIVHCESYIHGGAIAAVAGYALISTSDIADNTAGGDGGGLYVAGASAMVYGSTFSGNSANGSGGAASTAVSGTLALSKSTFNDNRAANGGGISNAGTVTITSSTISGNDADNNGGGLRNGGTASFDFSTIAFNNATQGGGVHNSGTLQPKRSLFAENGAAMGPQVYGTASTQGNNLVSAANGSSGWGASDITGTTDEPVPSSLDELRLNGGLTRTHALLVCSRAIDAVKDTVGTGIMTDQRGQSRRFNGDHDLVAFPDIGSYEVQMTLDDIPPIINAHPAFTVYLDPAGGTTTITPDTVLLSSYDNCGILSTSVTPTSFTCADTGKQVLTLTAIDLSHNQTQINIEVTVKDNTPPQLTLPANLTVDASSNANTCGTTLTAAQLGTASATDGCGTPTVSNNAPSFFPVGLTVVVWTAEDASGNQSVGTQTVTVNDVTDPTITAPAALQLNTIGSQCSIPFNQVMLGTPTVSDNCTYEVTNNAPGIFPLGTTTVTWTATDASGNSSQATQDVTVIDATPPNLFAPPDLKLVADTGTCSRDGATVSLGSPTASDNCSGVVVSNDKPTIFPIGETDVTWTAMDGAGNMTQVVQKVTIFDGAPPSVVAPPDIEVPVDNGTCYWTVDAQVLGSATSYDNCSVPNVTNSAGVTLTAGSHRVIWTAIDANGNRATDIQIVTVVGEPPSISCPGNMTVHTDPGLPGATVNFAPPTASSGCSEVEIIRTDGLGSGDFFPVGETYVAYMAIDASNQIAMCSFVVKVEDHEDPQINVSVAPLYLWPANNQMEEVKATVEVWDNVPGATAVLTSLTSNQNINGDVDGVTLGILDENFMFRAKNVQGVRTYTLTYTATDTSGNSSVASAVVTVPTQKPKDFEEETLPTPGRVTLAQNYPNPFNPTTLISFGTPVEQHVELRVYNTMGMPVRTLVSGVLSGGSYTVEWDGRDDLGRQLSSGVYLYMIRAGDSQVERKMILSR